The following proteins are co-located in the Pseudomonas antarctica genome:
- a CDS encoding arsenic resistance protein, which translates to MTRDTLEHNQIPVYFAAVLLAAAFGVLAPLSAQGLGVLVTPAIAVLMYAMFLQIPFLDLRQGLGNKRFISAVLLANFILVPLLVWALTRGLVERPALLVGVLLVLLTPCIDYVVVFTHIGKGDSRLMLAATPVLLLLQLVLLPVYLSFMLGAQSAVVVAAGPFVEAFLWLIVLPMVLAVLTTSLARRSSAINLWSNAWAWLPVPAMALVLFVVIGSQITSVVRDIALLLPVIPVYLGFLLLAPLMGALAARLFALPAVTARAVTFSASTRNSLVVLPLALALPEDVRGLAATAVILQTLLELVGELLYIRLIPALVWRAGR; encoded by the coding sequence ATGACCCGCGACACTCTCGAGCACAACCAGATCCCTGTCTACTTTGCCGCCGTCTTGCTGGCGGCTGCATTCGGTGTGCTCGCGCCTTTGTCGGCCCAGGGACTTGGCGTGCTGGTCACGCCCGCCATCGCTGTGCTGATGTACGCCATGTTTCTGCAAATTCCATTTCTGGATCTGCGCCAGGGCCTGGGCAACAAGCGCTTTATATCGGCCGTGCTGTTGGCCAATTTCATTCTGGTGCCGTTGCTGGTGTGGGCGTTGACCCGTGGTCTGGTAGAGCGCCCGGCCTTGCTGGTGGGCGTGTTACTGGTGTTGCTGACGCCATGTATCGACTACGTGGTGGTGTTTACCCATATCGGCAAGGGCGATTCGCGGCTGATGCTGGCGGCGACGCCAGTGCTGTTGTTGCTGCAGTTGGTGTTGTTGCCGGTGTACCTGAGTTTCATGCTGGGCGCGCAGTCCGCCGTGGTGGTGGCGGCCGGGCCGTTTGTCGAGGCGTTCTTGTGGTTGATCGTGCTGCCGATGGTCCTGGCGGTGCTGACGACTTCTCTGGCGCGGCGTTCAAGCGCCATCAACCTGTGGAGCAATGCCTGGGCCTGGCTGCCGGTGCCGGCGATGGCGCTGGTGCTGTTTGTGGTCATCGGCTCGCAGATCACCTCGGTGGTGCGCGATATCGCGTTGTTGTTGCCGGTGATTCCGGTCTACCTAGGCTTCCTGTTGCTGGCGCCATTGATGGGCGCGTTGGCTGCGCGGCTGTTCGCCTTGCCCGCCGTCACGGCGCGGGCGGTCACGTTCAGTGCGTCGACCCGCAACTCCCTGGTGGTATTGCCGCTGGCGCTGGCCTTGCCCGAAGACGTGCGCGGGCTGGCCGCGACGGCGGTGATTCTGCAAACCCTGCTTGAGCTGGTGGGCGAGCTACTCTACATCCGGCTGATTCCCGCGCTGGTATGGCGCGCTGGTCGATAG
- a CDS encoding AsmA family protein — MKAFGKILGLVLLGLLLIIVALGFALTHLFDPNDYKDEIRQIARDKAHIELTLNGDIGWSLFPWLGLELHEASVATLTNPTQPFADLQMLGLSVRVLPLLRREVQMSDVRVEGLNLRLNRDKQGHGNWEDIGKNVPVASADAPAPAPVQTPAEPEPEKPPKPIRLDIDSLTINNARVEYNDEQTGKQYSAESIQLSAGAVHEGASIPLKLTAFLGSNQPLLRVKTELNGNLRIQNALKRYQFEDMKLSGEATGEPLQGKTVTFSTQGQLLVDLAANVAEWTNLKLSANQLRALGELKVNNLDKTPQLSGALSIAQFDLAKFLDSVGHPLPAMAEGSLSKVELVSRLKGSPTSVALEDLNLKLDASTFTGRIAVDDFAKQSLRVQLKGDTFNADNYLPAKSESAKGATAARQAEVQNSEVGAMAAGGTTPLPEAPTKGAWSTDKLLPLTRLRTLDVNADLAFGQLTLSKLPIQNAGLKASGIDGQLKLDTLSGGLYNGTFQANGTLDVRQDIPVLALQTHIKQVPVERILQAQGQTPPVKGQITLDSNLTGRGNSQKALIDSLNGTASFVINNGALLNANIEQQLCTGIALLNRKTLSTTPQGKDTPFQELRGNLTFRNGVASNPDLKVRIPGLTVNGNGDVDLRVLGMDYRVGIIVEGDQRDVPDPACQVGSNFQGIEVPLRCRGPLELGAKACRLDKDGLTQVAIKAAGNKLSEKLEEKLDKVNPQLKDALKGLFKR, encoded by the coding sequence ATGAAAGCGTTCGGCAAAATCCTGGGTCTGGTACTTCTCGGGCTGTTGCTGATCATTGTGGCCCTGGGCTTTGCCCTGACCCACCTCTTCGATCCCAACGATTACAAAGACGAGATTCGCCAGATTGCCCGCGACAAGGCCCACATCGAGCTGACGCTCAATGGCGATATCGGCTGGAGCCTGTTCCCCTGGCTAGGCCTGGAACTGCACGAAGCCAGCGTGGCGACCCTGACCAACCCCACCCAACCGTTCGCCGACCTGCAAATGCTCGGCCTGTCGGTGCGCGTGCTGCCGCTGCTGCGCCGCGAAGTGCAGATGAGCGATGTGCGTGTCGAAGGCCTGAACCTGCGCCTCAACCGCGACAAGCAGGGCCATGGCAATTGGGAAGACATCGGCAAGAACGTGCCTGTCGCCAGCGCCGATGCGCCAGCTCCCGCCCCCGTGCAAACGCCGGCCGAACCGGAACCGGAAAAACCGCCAAAGCCGATCCGCCTGGACATCGACAGCCTGACCATCAACAACGCCCGCGTTGAATACAACGATGAGCAGACCGGCAAACAGTACAGCGCCGAAAGTATCCAGCTGAGCGCCGGCGCCGTGCACGAAGGTGCGAGCATTCCGCTCAAGCTCACCGCCTTCCTGGGCAGCAACCAGCCGCTGTTGCGCGTCAAGACCGAGCTCAACGGTAACTTGCGCATCCAGAACGCCCTCAAGCGCTACCAGTTCGAAGACATGAAGCTCAGCGGCGAAGCCACCGGCGAGCCGCTGCAAGGCAAGACCGTGACCTTCTCCACCCAGGGCCAATTACTGGTGGACCTGGCGGCCAACGTCGCCGAATGGACCAACCTGAAACTCTCCGCCAACCAGCTGCGCGCCCTGGGCGAACTGAAGGTCAACAACCTGGACAAAACCCCGCAACTCAGCGGCGCCTTGTCCATTGCCCAGTTTGACCTGGCCAAGTTCCTCGACAGCGTCGGCCATCCGCTGCCGGCCATGGCCGAGGGCAGCCTGAGCAAGGTCGAACTGGTCAGCCGTCTCAAGGGCTCGCCCACCAGCGTGGCCCTGGAAGACTTGAACCTGAAACTCGACGCCAGCACCTTCACCGGTCGCATTGCGGTAGATGACTTCGCCAAGCAATCCCTGCGCGTACAGCTCAAGGGCGACACGTTCAACGCCGACAACTACTTGCCGGCCAAGTCCGAATCCGCCAAAGGGGCGACCGCAGCACGCCAGGCCGAAGTACAGAACAGCGAAGTCGGCGCCATGGCCGCTGGTGGCACCACACCGCTGCCGGAAGCTCCGACCAAAGGCGCGTGGAGCACCGACAAGCTGCTGCCATTGACCCGCCTGCGCACCCTGGACGTGAACGCCGACCTGGCCTTTGGCCAACTGACCCTGAGCAAGCTGCCGATCCAGAATGCAGGGCTCAAAGCCTCCGGCATCGATGGGCAGCTCAAGCTCGACACCCTGAGCGGTGGCCTCTACAACGGCACCTTCCAGGCCAACGGCACACTCGATGTGCGCCAGGACATCCCGGTGTTGGCGCTGCAAACCCACATCAAACAGGTACCGGTTGAGCGCATCCTGCAAGCCCAGGGGCAAACCCCGCCGGTGAAAGGCCAAATCACCCTCGACAGCAACCTCACCGGCCGTGGCAACAGCCAAAAGGCGCTGATCGACAGCCTCAATGGCACCGCCAGTTTTGTGATCAATAACGGCGCGCTGCTCAACGCCAACATCGAACAACAACTGTGCACCGGCATTGCCCTGCTCAACCGCAAGACCTTGAGCACCACGCCACAGGGCAAGGACACGCCGTTCCAGGAACTGCGCGGCAACCTGACCTTCCGTAACGGCGTGGCCAGTAACCCTGACCTCAAAGTGCGCATCCCCGGCCTGACCGTCAACGGCAACGGTGACGTCGACCTGCGCGTGCTGGGCATGGACTACCGCGTCGGCATCATTGTCGAAGGCGACCAGCGCGACGTGCCGGACCCGGCCTGCCAGGTCGGCAGCAACTTCCAGGGCATTGAAGTGCCGCTGCGCTGCCGCGGCCCGCTGGAACTGGGCGCCAAGGCCTGCCGCCTGGACAAGGATGGCTTGACGCAGGTCGCCATAAAAGCGGCTGGCAACAAGCTAAGCGAAAAGCTTGAAGAGAAGCTCGACAAGGTCAACCCACAGTTGAAAGACGCTCTGAAGGGCCTGTTCAAACGATGA
- a CDS encoding OFA family MFS transporter: protein MSTSTAASSHAAQPAFLSKERIIAKPGFNRWLVPPAALAIHLCIGMAYGFSVFWLPLSKALGITAPVACAPDMSFIAQVFSSQCDWPISMLGWIYTLFFIFLGCSAAIWGGWLEHAGPRKAGVVSALCWCGGLLISALGVYTHQIWLMWIGSGVIGGIGLGLGYISPVSTLIKWFPDKRGMATGMAIMGFGGGAMVGAPLAAALMGHFASPTSVGVWQSFVVMAAIYFVFMIGGALSYRVPPTGWKPEGWTAPAKKASNAMITHRHVHVSVAWKTPQFRLVWLVLCLNVSAGIGILGMASPLLQEVFGGKLLGNGLTFGQLDAGQLASIAAIAAGFTGLLSLFNIGGRFFWASFSDYLGRKNTYFVFFALGFALYALIPNLGHLGNVALFVAAFCIILSMYGGGFATVPAYLADLFGTQMVGAIHGRLLTAWAAAGVLGPVLVNYLREYQLSIGVERAAAYDITLYILAGLLVLGFICNLLVRPVADKYFMTDAELAAEQALGHDKGADASTSLEWKASSGSVPLAVAAWLVVGVPLAWGVWVTLQKTAVLFH, encoded by the coding sequence ATGAGCACTAGCACTGCGGCGAGCAGTCATGCCGCACAGCCTGCGTTCCTGTCCAAGGAACGCATTATCGCCAAGCCGGGGTTCAACCGCTGGCTGGTTCCACCGGCCGCCCTGGCCATCCACCTGTGCATCGGTATGGCCTACGGGTTCTCGGTGTTCTGGCTGCCACTGTCCAAGGCGCTGGGTATCACCGCACCGGTCGCCTGTGCGCCGGACATGAGTTTCATCGCGCAAGTCTTCTCTTCCCAATGCGACTGGCCCATCTCCATGCTGGGCTGGATCTACACCCTGTTCTTCATCTTCCTGGGCTGCTCGGCAGCGATCTGGGGCGGTTGGCTTGAGCATGCCGGGCCACGCAAGGCCGGCGTTGTTTCGGCGCTGTGCTGGTGCGGCGGCCTGCTGATCTCGGCGTTGGGTGTCTACACCCACCAGATCTGGCTGATGTGGATCGGCTCCGGCGTGATTGGCGGTATCGGTCTGGGCCTGGGCTATATCTCGCCTGTATCGACCCTGATCAAGTGGTTCCCGGACAAGCGCGGCATGGCCACCGGCATGGCGATCATGGGCTTCGGCGGCGGAGCGATGGTGGGTGCCCCGTTGGCCGCAGCGCTGATGGGCCACTTTGCTTCGCCAACCAGCGTGGGCGTGTGGCAGAGCTTCGTGGTCATGGCTGCGATCTACTTCGTGTTCATGATCGGCGGCGCATTGTCGTATCGCGTTCCGCCAACCGGCTGGAAGCCTGAGGGCTGGACTGCCCCGGCGAAAAAGGCCAGCAATGCGATGATTACCCATCGTCACGTTCACGTGAGTGTGGCGTGGAAAACCCCGCAATTCCGTTTGGTATGGCTGGTGCTGTGCCTGAACGTGTCTGCCGGTATCGGTATTCTCGGCATGGCTTCGCCACTGCTTCAGGAAGTGTTCGGTGGCAAGTTGTTGGGCAATGGGCTGACGTTCGGTCAGCTGGATGCCGGGCAGTTGGCGTCGATCGCCGCCATCGCTGCGGGTTTTACCGGTTTGTTGAGCCTGTTCAACATTGGTGGCCGGTTCTTCTGGGCGTCGTTCTCCGACTACCTGGGCCGTAAAAATACCTACTTCGTGTTCTTCGCCCTGGGCTTTGCCCTGTACGCGCTGATTCCGAACCTCGGTCACCTGGGCAACGTAGCGCTATTCGTGGCAGCGTTCTGCATCATCCTGTCGATGTACGGCGGTGGTTTTGCGACCGTCCCGGCTTACCTGGCCGACCTGTTCGGCACCCAGATGGTCGGTGCGATCCACGGTCGTCTGCTGACCGCATGGGCTGCGGCGGGCGTGTTGGGCCCGGTGCTGGTGAACTACCTGCGTGAGTATCAGCTGAGCATCGGCGTTGAACGCGCTGCTGCCTACGACATCACCTTGTACATCCTCGCGGGCCTGTTGGTGCTGGGTTTCATCTGCAACCTGCTGGTGCGCCCGGTGGCCGACAAGTACTTCATGACTGACGCAGAGCTGGCGGCCGAACAGGCGCTGGGCCATGACAAAGGGGCTGACGCCAGCACTTCGCTGGAGTGGAAAGCGTCGTCTGGCAGCGTGCCGCTAGCAGTTGCGGCGTGGTTGGTCGTGGGTGTTCCGTTGGCGTGGGGTGTGTGGGTGACCCTGCAAAAGACGGCGGTACTGTTCCACTGA
- the mutY gene encoding A/G-specific adenine glycosylase gives MRNEQFSQAVLDWYDRHGRHDLPWQQGITPYRVWVSEIMLQQTQVSTVLNYFDRFMASLPTVEALAAAPEDEVLHLWTGLGYYTRARNLQKTARIVVAEYGGEFPRDVEKLTELPGIGLSTAGAIASLSMGLRAPILDGNVKRVLARFTAQEGYPGEPKVAKQLWATAERFTPHDRVNAYTQAMMDMGATLCTRSKPSCLLCPLEKGCEAHMLGLETRYPIPKPRKTIPQKRTLMPMLANAEGAILLYRRPSTGLWGGLWSLPELDDLEDLEHLANQHSLALGNPQALPGLIHTFSHFQLAIEPWLVQVEESAHHVAEADWLWYNLATPPRLGLAAPVKKLLKRAAEVLNAGVLS, from the coding sequence ATGAGAAACGAGCAGTTTTCACAGGCGGTGCTGGATTGGTACGACCGCCACGGTCGCCATGACCTGCCCTGGCAACAGGGCATCACGCCTTACCGGGTGTGGGTCTCGGAGATCATGCTGCAACAGACTCAGGTCAGCACTGTGCTCAACTACTTCGACCGCTTCATGGCCTCGTTGCCGACGGTCGAAGCGCTGGCTGCCGCGCCGGAAGACGAAGTGCTGCACCTGTGGACCGGCCTGGGTTACTACACCCGCGCACGCAACCTGCAGAAGACCGCCAGGATTGTCGTCGCCGAGTACGGTGGCGAGTTTCCAAGGGATGTCGAGAAGCTCACCGAATTGCCCGGGATCGGCCTGTCCACTGCCGGAGCGATCGCCAGCCTGAGCATGGGCCTGCGTGCGCCGATCCTCGACGGCAACGTCAAGCGCGTGCTGGCGCGCTTTACCGCGCAAGAGGGCTACCCAGGCGAACCCAAGGTCGCCAAGCAGCTCTGGGCGACCGCTGAGCGCTTCACGCCACACGATCGCGTCAACGCCTACACCCAGGCGATGATGGACATGGGCGCCACGCTCTGCACCCGCAGCAAGCCCAGCTGCCTGCTGTGCCCACTGGAAAAGGGCTGTGAAGCCCACATGCTCGGCCTGGAGACGCGCTACCCGATCCCCAAACCGCGCAAAACCATCCCGCAGAAGCGCACGCTGATGCCGATGCTGGCCAATGCCGAGGGTGCGATTCTGCTTTACCGCCGTCCGTCCACGGGCCTCTGGGGCGGTTTGTGGAGTTTGCCGGAACTGGACGACCTCGAAGACCTGGAACACCTGGCCAACCAGCACTCACTGGCGCTGGGCAACCCACAGGCACTGCCGGGGCTGATCCACACCTTCAGCCACTTCCAGCTGGCCATTGAACCCTGGCTGGTGCAGGTCGAGGAATCCGCCCATCACGTGGCCGAGGCCGACTGGCTCTGGTATAACCTCGCCACCCCGCCGCGCCTGGGCCTTGCCGCCCCGGTTAAAAAACTGCTGAAGCGCGCGGCTGAAGTATTGAACGCAGGAGTTCTGTCATGA
- a CDS encoding HdeD family acid-resistance protein has translation MIQIALLLFGVEFVRSKFWILGLVGILWGSLGLGVMYDGLDGALYFPMRAFGLMLLLESIVTLSVAASGVGAQRAVLYFKGGIFFFVAVLILANNVYSHLLLAIIFGLTYFVIGLLTISSAWVVRFPHWRSSLISGGAQLAFAGLLVSPYPIALSATVSFFLGALMIVSGFNTVRIANRVRRLRNGTSTFELLVPRDLLSDFKKLPPQKPLEPRLEQEPDLQDPLIVHIWTPEGTAGATTIPRPIINRYIAAVDAQGVISTGHAAIELSPSVYLSLYPVADIDRSPAEFFRILKATRNNDVPGTFQPDYATEVANWCDSDRKIIFHQYSRKALIEFSNNYRQQATYNLTYRNCSSSVAFALEASMDGVLSERSRRWRSVLQTLLMPELWIAAQVRKRAMTMAWTPGLVMDYARALRVIVHPVPRPWFQRIPWRGASARTLPDKKQD, from the coding sequence ATGATTCAGATTGCTTTACTGCTGTTCGGCGTTGAGTTCGTGCGATCCAAATTCTGGATTCTCGGCCTGGTGGGTATCCTGTGGGGCTCGCTGGGCCTGGGCGTGATGTACGACGGCCTGGACGGTGCACTGTACTTTCCGATGCGCGCATTCGGTTTGATGTTGCTGCTGGAAAGCATTGTCACCCTCAGCGTGGCTGCCAGCGGCGTAGGCGCTCAGCGGGCCGTGCTGTATTTCAAGGGTGGCATTTTCTTCTTCGTCGCCGTGTTGATTCTCGCGAACAATGTCTATAGCCACCTGTTGCTGGCGATCATCTTTGGCCTGACCTACTTCGTGATCGGCTTGCTGACCATTAGCTCGGCCTGGGTCGTCAGGTTCCCGCACTGGCGATCGTCGTTGATCAGCGGCGGCGCTCAGCTGGCGTTCGCGGGGTTGCTGGTCAGTCCTTATCCCATCGCCCTCAGTGCAACGGTGTCGTTTTTCCTCGGTGCATTGATGATCGTCAGCGGCTTCAACACGGTGCGCATTGCGAATCGCGTGAGGCGATTGCGCAACGGCACTTCAACGTTTGAGCTGCTTGTACCAAGGGATTTACTGTCAGACTTCAAGAAGCTGCCACCGCAAAAACCGCTGGAGCCGCGCCTGGAGCAAGAGCCTGACTTGCAGGACCCATTGATCGTGCATATCTGGACGCCGGAAGGCACCGCCGGCGCAACGACAATTCCTCGCCCGATCATCAATCGCTACATTGCGGCGGTGGATGCACAAGGCGTGATTTCAACCGGGCACGCAGCGATTGAGCTGTCGCCCTCGGTGTACCTGAGCCTGTACCCGGTCGCGGACATCGATCGCTCACCGGCGGAGTTTTTCCGCATCCTCAAGGCCACGCGCAATAACGACGTGCCAGGCACATTCCAGCCGGACTACGCCACTGAAGTGGCCAACTGGTGCGACTCGGACCGCAAGATTATTTTTCACCAGTACAGCCGCAAAGCGCTGATCGAGTTCTCGAATAACTATCGCCAACAGGCCACCTACAACCTGACCTACCGCAACTGTTCCAGCAGCGTGGCCTTTGCGTTGGAAGCATCGATGGATGGCGTGTTGTCGGAACGGTCCCGGCGCTGGCGCTCGGTCCTGCAGACCTTGCTCATGCCTGAGTTGTGGATTGCCGCGCAAGTACGCAAGCGCGCCATGACCATGGCGTGGACACCCGGCCTGGTCATGGACTATGCACGTGCCTTGCGGGTGATTGTTCATCCGGTGCCGCGCCCATGGTTTCAACGCATTCCATGGCGCGGCGCTTCAGCCAGGACCTTGCCTGACAAGAAGCAGGACTAG
- a CDS encoding alpha/beta fold hydrolase — protein sequence MNLPTRVAPEAFRESAADGYPLSGFTWRPSRPDPTRPVVIINAATSVRCRHYSRFADYLFANGFDVITYDYRGIGESRNGSLRGFKASWSDWGALDFEAMLQRAQREFPGQPIDVVGHSFGGCAAGLGASGAVIRRVVTVGAQFAYWRDYAAGGRWRMFGKWHVVMPLVTALCGYFPGKRLGWLEDTPAGVVRDWGTPTPRYETRPSGRTLGELPFTRVKAQLLAISITDDPFGTVEAIERLLRYFDSSERTHLRIAPEDIGETAVGHFAFFRSDYQDRLWPIALKWLQHGALAQGTPGQRV from the coding sequence ATGAACCTGCCCACCCGAGTTGCCCCAGAAGCCTTCCGCGAGTCGGCTGCCGACGGCTACCCTCTCAGCGGCTTCACCTGGCGCCCTAGCAGACCCGACCCGACACGCCCGGTCGTCATCATCAACGCCGCCACCTCGGTACGCTGCCGCCACTACTCACGCTTCGCCGACTATCTGTTCGCCAACGGCTTCGACGTCATTACGTACGACTACCGTGGAATCGGCGAATCCCGCAATGGCTCGTTGCGCGGTTTCAAGGCGTCGTGGTCGGATTGGGGCGCGCTGGATTTCGAAGCGATGTTGCAGCGCGCACAACGGGAGTTTCCGGGGCAGCCGATTGATGTGGTCGGCCACAGTTTTGGTGGCTGCGCGGCGGGACTGGGGGCGTCAGGCGCGGTGATTCGGCGAGTCGTGACGGTCGGCGCGCAGTTTGCGTACTGGCGCGATTACGCGGCGGGCGGGCGCTGGCGCATGTTTGGCAAGTGGCATGTGGTAATGCCGTTGGTGACGGCGCTGTGCGGGTACTTCCCCGGCAAACGCCTGGGCTGGCTGGAAGATACGCCGGCCGGTGTGGTGCGCGACTGGGGCACGCCAACGCCCAGGTACGAGACGCGGCCCAGCGGGCGCACCTTGGGTGAGTTGCCCTTCACCCGGGTGAAGGCGCAACTGCTGGCCATCAGCATCACCGACGACCCGTTTGGCACGGTAGAGGCCATCGAGCGGTTGCTGCGCTATTTCGATAGCAGCGAGCGCACTCATCTGCGGATTGCTCCCGAAGATATCGGCGAAACAGCTGTCGGGCATTTCGCCTTCTTCCGCAGCGACTATCAGGACCGGCTGTGGCCAATTGCGCTGAAGTGGCTGCAACACGGCGCGCTGGCGCAAGGCACACCCGGACAGCGCGTCTAG
- a CDS encoding oxidative damage protection protein, with protein sequence MTRTIMCRKYKEELPGLERPPYPGAKGQDIFDHVSAKAWGDWLKHQTLLINEKRLNMMNGEDRKYLAGEMDKFFSGEDYAKADGYVPPAQ encoded by the coding sequence ATGACCCGCACCATCATGTGCCGCAAGTACAAAGAAGAATTGCCAGGCCTCGAACGCCCTCCGTACCCGGGTGCCAAGGGTCAGGACATTTTCGACCACGTCTCCGCCAAAGCCTGGGGCGACTGGCTGAAACACCAGACTCTGCTGATCAACGAAAAACGCCTGAACATGATGAACGGCGAAGATCGCAAATACCTGGCTGGCGAAATGGATAAGTTCTTTTCCGGCGAGGATTACGCCAAGGCCGACGGTTACGTGCCGCCTGCTCAATAA
- a CDS encoding ArnT family glycosyltransferase has translation MDHRSRFRLESLGIFLIALLLFTLGVWDEQPQGFDGRWALFMQEMFRHGASLFPTTYGEPYPDYPGTATFFSFVFARIFGAPNHLANVLPTALASAGVIALIYRLLAPSSRPWALLTVLLTLLTTQLLDKSRSVCLDLMVALLCVGSFYLLHTGERLGSRVRQLAVFPLFVLAFAIRGPLGLIEVCGVVCVYWALGRPGERVKQVLIHGFVGLALLVACWWVLMKLARFSGGDAFADDVFRMQVSGRLDESGEPFYFYFKLSLYRYFPVVPLALAALIALRHRWSERWVNDDVQLVVRLGACGLMILLGLSVPHFKRAYYILPMVPMFAAVAAYGLLQAQGWLVGVRRCYEGLVAALPALCVVVLFVCRYSWQKRGYWPDVSLPLLIGGLVILQVGALVAWRRSVRLVWLSLIALVAQWLLLVVVIEPSKDLQFDTHNFVSQVETLRASQPGPLVFVDLGRDTWAIRYMMNLTHDEQPLFVAGNEPEKLLTLPRPSWVIVPRKEAVLLKGTPMQQQTPDFEGRLNDNPLMVFLLK, from the coding sequence ATGGATCACCGCAGTCGTTTTCGCCTGGAGTCCCTGGGCATTTTTCTGATCGCTTTATTGCTGTTTACGTTGGGTGTCTGGGACGAACAACCCCAAGGATTTGACGGGCGCTGGGCGCTGTTCATGCAGGAAATGTTTCGCCACGGCGCGAGTCTTTTCCCTACCACCTACGGCGAGCCGTATCCCGACTACCCGGGTACCGCCACCTTCTTCAGTTTCGTATTTGCTCGAATATTCGGTGCGCCGAACCATCTCGCGAATGTACTGCCGACGGCGCTGGCTTCGGCGGGCGTGATCGCCCTGATCTATCGCCTGTTGGCGCCGTCCAGCCGGCCCTGGGCGTTGCTGACGGTGTTGCTCACGTTGCTCACCACCCAACTGCTCGATAAGTCGCGTTCGGTGTGCCTGGACCTGATGGTTGCGCTGTTATGCGTGGGCAGTTTCTACCTGCTGCACACTGGTGAACGCCTGGGGTCTCGCGTCAGGCAGTTGGCCGTATTCCCGTTGTTTGTCCTGGCCTTTGCGATTCGCGGGCCATTGGGGCTGATCGAGGTCTGTGGTGTGGTGTGCGTGTATTGGGCGCTGGGCCGGCCGGGGGAGCGGGTCAAGCAGGTGTTGATCCACGGTTTCGTGGGGTTGGCGCTGCTCGTGGCCTGCTGGTGGGTGTTGATGAAGCTGGCGCGGTTCAGTGGTGGCGATGCTTTTGCCGATGACGTGTTCAGGATGCAAGTCAGCGGGCGGCTCGATGAGAGTGGTGAGCCGTTCTATTTCTACTTCAAGCTGAGTCTGTACCGTTACTTCCCGGTGGTGCCGCTGGCGCTGGCTGCCTTGATTGCGCTGCGCCATCGTTGGTCTGAGCGGTGGGTCAATGACGACGTACAGTTGGTGGTGCGGCTGGGGGCGTGCGGCTTGATGATTTTGCTCGGGCTGTCGGTGCCGCACTTCAAGCGCGCTTACTACATTCTGCCGATGGTACCGATGTTTGCCGCTGTCGCCGCCTATGGGCTGCTCCAGGCGCAAGGCTGGCTTGTCGGCGTGCGCCGCTGCTACGAAGGGCTTGTCGCGGCGCTGCCGGCGTTGTGCGTGGTTGTGTTGTTTGTGTGTCGGTACAGTTGGCAAAAACGCGGTTACTGGCCTGACGTTTCGTTGCCGCTGTTGATTGGCGGGTTGGTGATTCTGCAAGTGGGGGCGTTGGTTGCCTGGCGTCGGTCAGTGCGCTTGGTCTGGCTCAGCCTGATTGCACTGGTAGCGCAGTGGTTGCTGCTGGTGGTGGTGATAGAGCCGTCCAAGGACCTGCAGTTCGACACTCACAATTTCGTCAGCCAAGTGGAGACGCTTCGTGCGTCGCAGCCGGGGCCATTGGTGTTTGTCGACCTCGGCCGCGACACGTGGGCGATACGCTACATGATGAACCTTACGCACGACGAGCAGCCGTTGTTCGTGGCAGGCAACGAGCCTGAGAAGCTGCTGACCTTGCCCCGGCCATCCTGGGTGATCGTGCCGCGCAAAGAGGCTGTGCTGCTCAAGGGCACGCCGATGCAGCAGCAGACGCCAGATTTCGAAGGGCGCTTGAACGACAACCCGCTGATGGTGTTTTTACTGAAGTAA